AGGCATTGGGCATTTGTTATTGGTTAATGAAAGGCAAATGACCCACTATTCATATCGTCTCCGGCAAATCGTGCAGGAGTTGATCGACGACGTCATCGGAGGCGACGTTTTCGGATTCGGCGGCGAAGCTCGTCACGAGTCGATGACGCAACACGGGCTTAGCGACGGCACGGACATCGTCGATCGATGCGGACGCACGGCCATCGAGAAGCGCTCTTGCCTTCGCGCCCAGCAGAAGCGCCTGACACGCGCGCGGGCCGGCGCCCCATGTGAGGTAGTGTTTGACGTAATCGTGATTCGCCGCATCGCCGGGGCGCGTCCCGCGGACGAGTCGGACGGCGAAGTCGGCGATGGGGCGCGCGACGATGACCTGACGGACGACGTGCTGAATCTGAAGGATGTCGCTCTTTTGAAGGACGGGCTCCAGCGCCTCGGCTTCGCGCGACGTGGTGGCGAGGGCGATTTCGATTTCCTCGTCCTGCGTGGGATAGTCGACCTTGATCTTGAACATGAAGCGGTCGAGCTGCGCTTCGGGCAGCGGATACGTCCCTTCGCTTTCGATCGGGTTCTGCGTGCCGAGCACGAAGAAGGGGCGATCGAGGTCGTAGCGCTTGCCGGCGGCGGTGACGTGATATTCCTGCATCGCCTGAAGCAACGCCGCCTGAGTCTTCGGCGGGGTGCGATTGATTTCGTCGGCGAGGATCATGTTGGCGAAGAGCGGGCCCTTGACGAAGCGCAGGCCGCGCTCGCCGGTCGTGCGGTTTTCCTGAAGGATTTCGGTGCCGGTGATGTCGGAGGGCATGAGGTCGGGGGTGAACTGGATGCGGCCGAACTCGAGGGAGGTGAGCTGCGCGAGCGTGGAGATCATCAGCGTCTTGGCGAGCCCCGGCACGCCTTCCAAGATGCAATGGCCCTGACAGAAGAGGCCCATGAGCATCAGGTCCAGCACATCGTGCTGTCCGACGATGACGCGCTTCATCTGATCGAGCATGTAGCGGTGGGCCTTGACGACCTGCTCGCTGGTCGCGCGGACCGTCTCACTGACCGCCTCCGCCACACCCGATCCCGCCGCTTTGGATTCCATGCGCTCTCCAGAACTTAGGTTCCATCATTCTAACTCCCCGCCCGCGCGAGCCCAACACCCGAACCCACGCCGCGCGGCGTGACGACGATTCCCCGCAAATCACGGCGTAAATGGCTGATTTTTTTCTTGGCGGCGCCCCTGCCCGGCCGTATCATCGACAGGGTCCGACACACTTTGCGGCAGTGAATTCCGGTCGGGCGGCTTGTAATGGAGATCGATGCGATGCGCTTCAGTCGCGGCATCACATTGGTGGAAGTGCTGGTGGTGGTCGCCATCATCGTGGTGCTCATCGCCATCTTTATGCCCTCGTACGGGCGCGTGCGCGAGTTGGCGCGGCGGGTCGTCTGCGCCTCGAACCTGCATCAGACGGGCGTGGCGCATCTGGCATGGGCTCAGGATCATGACTGGAATCTCGTGGCGGGACAGCCCTCGTACGACGCGGCCCACGACCGGGCGGACAAGACCCACGACAAGAGCAAGATCGGCAACAGCGGGCACTATGCGGTATGGGTGCACGACTGGACGAATCCGCATCCGACGCGCGGCTCCGAATACGGCGGCAATTTCACCAAGCACGGCGCGCTCGTGACGATGGGCTATCTGCCCAACGGCAAAATGTTCTATTGCCCGAGCTGGCGCCTGCCGTGGATTCAGTATGAGACGTCCGGCACGGATGGATTCGGTCAGACCGGCGGCGGATGGTTCGAGGATGTGTCGAAGATTCCCGCCGGTCAGCTCTACATGCAGACGTCGTATCACTACAACAGCATGTTCGGCTCGCCCAATTATGACGCGGTCGATACATGGCGCAGCGCGAAGATGACGCGCGATGCACCCGGGGCGGCGCTGATGGCGGACGCCTTCGCACAGCCCAAGCGCGGCGTCGACTTTCACCATGTCGAGGGCTACAACATCCTCTACCTCGGGGGCCATGTCCTTTTTTACAACGACCCCGACTTCGAAATCCGCGACCTGAACCTGCCCGGCGGCGAATCGGGATATTTCTCGGGCAAATCCAACTATCGCGTCTATCAGTCGCGGGCATGGCGCCTGTTCGAAGCGCGCCCCTGATCGCCGGGCCGCCGGTCCATTTGTGCAAATCCCTCGGAAAATTCGCGGCTTCTTGTACCGCTTCGACCGCGCGCGTACCGCATTGGTACAGGCCCGCGCGTGATCTGGCTGCGCGGACGAATTTTCTCCTCCCGCTAAAACCTATTTATTTCATCAGTTAAAAAAATGATGCGCATTCGCGCCGTTCAGGCATCGCCCTTGCATCCGGCCTCGTGAGATGCTGCGCCTGCTCCTCCGCCCGGACGTGTCTATCCGGTGGGGGCGGCGCAATTTGACAACTTGGAGGTGTGACGATGAATACGCTGCGCGCGGGGTTCATGTCTGCGACGTTTGTGCTTTGTGTCGGACTGGTGCACGAGGCGAACGCGGCGGTGATCGATTTCGAAATGACGCCCGGCGGGGCTACGCCCGTCGATGATGCGGCTGTCGGCGGCTACACCGTCGGACTCACCACCGTCAGCTTCGGCACCGACACCGACAACGACGGCGACATCGACGTCGTCGCGCACTTCGAAGATCGCGAAGGCACCGTCGGCCCGGCGCCCAGCGATCCCGGCGCTGAGGACCCGCATGGCTACACGCACGGCATCGGCAATCAGCCCTACTTCTATGACTACGACGCCACGCCCGGCAAAATCGGCGGCGACTGGATGATCCGACCCGAAGAAGACGGTGACGACATCGGCGGCGGAACCAACAACGGCGTCGACACGAATATGAACACGCAGGGCTTTTTGATCGTCTACTCCGGCGAACTGCCCGTCAGCGCGTCGGGCGAAATTTGGGACATCGACTCCAACGCCGCCGGCCCGCAAAGCTTCCCCGAGCAGTACACCGTCAAGGCCTTCGCCTCCGTCGCCGACCTGCTCGCCGACAATCCGATCGGCACGCAGGTGAGCCCGTTGGGCAAAGCGTACGATGAGCCCGGCTCCCTGTCGGGATTGCCTTGGACATTTTCCTTCGCGAATCTCAACGGCGGCATCGCCATCATTCAGATATTCCAGAACCGCACCGCCGGTCACCCGCGCGGCTTCGCCT
The nucleotide sequence above comes from Planctomycetota bacterium. Encoded proteins:
- a CDS encoding AAA domain-containing protein, which produces MESKAAGSGVAEAVSETVRATSEQVVKAHRYMLDQMKRVIVGQHDVLDLMLMGLFCQGHCILEGVPGLAKTLMISTLAQLTSLEFGRIQFTPDLMPSDITGTEILQENRTTGERGLRFVKGPLFANMILADEINRTPPKTQAALLQAMQEYHVTAAGKRYDLDRPFFVLGTQNPIESEGTYPLPEAQLDRFMFKIKVDYPTQDEEIEIALATTSREAEALEPVLQKSDILQIQHVVRQVIVARPIADFAVRLVRGTRPGDAANHDYVKHYLTWGAGPRACQALLLGAKARALLDGRASASIDDVRAVAKPVLRHRLVTSFAAESENVASDDVVDQLLHDLPETI
- a CDS encoding PEP-CTERM sorting domain-containing protein (PEP-CTERM proteins occur, often in large numbers, in the proteomes of bacteria that also encode an exosortase, a predicted intramembrane cysteine proteinase. The presence of a PEP-CTERM domain at a protein's C-terminus predicts cleavage within the sorting domain, followed by covalent anchoring to some some component of the (usually Gram-negative) cell surface. Many PEP-CTERM proteins exhibit an unusual sequence composition that includes large numbers of potential glycosylation sites. Expression of one such protein has been shown restore the ability of a bacterium to form floc, a type of biofilm.); translation: MNTLRAGFMSATFVLCVGLVHEANAAVIDFEMTPGGATPVDDAAVGGYTVGLTTVSFGTDTDNDGDIDVVAHFEDREGTVGPAPSDPGAEDPHGYTHGIGNQPYFYDYDATPGKIGGDWMIRPEEDGDDIGGGTNNGVDTNMNTQGFLIVYSGELPVSASGEIWDIDSNAAGPQSFPEQYTVKAFASVADLLADNPIGTQVSPLGKAYDEPGSLSGLPWTFSFANLNGGIAIIQIFQNRTAGHPRGFAFDNFNATEPAPPVVTPEPASWAMMSIGGWLLLRRGRAAGRSKAA